In bacterium, the following are encoded in one genomic region:
- a CDS encoding CBS domain-containing protein produces MLKSLKAKDIMMKEIITIGPDALLKKAIKKLLDNKISSMPVTDDSGKMVGIISCEDILNLAFDGYLSSTKVEMVMTKNVVYFEPDSNLEEIALVISKNHFRRIPIIKDGRIVGIVSRRDIVKNIFMSI; encoded by the coding sequence ATGTTAAAATCATTAAAAGCAAAAGATATCATGATGAAAGAGATAATAACTATTGGACCAGATGCTCTATTAAAAAAAGCAATAAAAAAATTACTTGATAATAAAATTAGTAGTATGCCTGTAACAGATGACTCAGGAAAAATGGTAGGTATTATTTCTTGTGAGGATATTCTGAATTTAGCATTCGATGGTTATCTCAGTAGTACAAAAGTTGAGATGGTTATGACAAAGAATGTTGTTTATTTTGAACCTGATTCAAATTTAGAGGAAATTGCTCTTGTTATTTCTAAAAACCATTTTCGTAGAATACCAATTATTAAGGATGGTAGAATAGTAGGAATTGTTTCGAGAAGAGATATCGTTAAAAATATATTTATGTCAATATAA